A single window of Sparus aurata chromosome 12, fSpaAur1.1, whole genome shotgun sequence DNA harbors:
- the LOC115593155 gene encoding protein AMBP-like encodes MQRAGSVVSLLVLGLACTLQASPVLHKPLNLTQENFDLGRFMGKWYEVAVVSSCPHYMRRKSADPVIVALDLQHVASEGNFTMNATSFRNGTCKKTSTDYGLTSTPGRFFHHVARFGADVDSFVVHTNYDEYAMMLLQGTEKPSGIETITVKLYSRTMNVTAAVLDDYKILIREHGMTGDAVIMNQNKGSCGITEEED; translated from the exons ATGCAGAGGGCAGGCAGTGTGGTGTCTCTTCTGGTCTTAGGGTTGGCCTGCACGTTGCAAGCGTCCCCTGTTCTCCACAAGCCCCTTAACCTCACACAGGAGAACTTTGATCTGGGCAGG TTCATGGGGAAGTGGTATGAGGTGGCAGTGGTTTCTTCTTGTCCTCACTACATGCGCCGAAAGAGTGCGGACCCTGTCATTGTTGCACTGGACCTGCAACATGTCGCCTCTGAGGGAAACTTCACAATGAATGCCACCAGTTTCAG GAATGGCACGTGTAAGAAGACGTCCACAGATTATGGTTTGACCAGCACTCCAGGACGATTCTTCCACCATGTTGCAA GGTTTGGAGCAGATGTTGATTCCTTCGTGGTTCATACCAACTACGACGAGTATGCAATGATGCTCCTGCAGGGTACAGAGAAACCATCAGGAATTGAAACCATTACAGTCAAGCTTTATA GTCGAACTATGAATGTGACAGCTGCCGTGCTGGATGACTATAAAATACTCATCAGAGAACACGGAATGACCGGCGACGCTGTCATCATGAATCAGAACAAAG GATCATGTGGAATAACTGAAGAGGAGGATTAA
- the LOC115593154 gene encoding protein AMBP-like — protein sequence MTRWALPGIQCLGLQRQVGRQADKMQKTVILVPLLLLGWTFTLQGLPVLPEPLYNTQENFDVTQFLGTWHDVALASTCPHIQSHRSDAAIGKLVLQRGATADKLKATRTVLRHGTCKEMSGDYELTSTPGRFHYHIARWRADVDAYVVHTNYNEYAIVIMSKQKSSGDKSTSLKLYSRTTSVRATVLEDFKTLVREQGMSDDTIVIKQDKGDCVPGEQVAEPTTEPEPRRVRRNAVPSLVPEEMGSGLEDSFLNITEACGAAPDTGPCFGLHQRYFYNSSSMSCELFKYGGCLGNQNNFLDERSCLQSCRTEAVCRLPMVPQPCTGEPPIWAFDSTVGLCVAYKKGICQANGNKFYRKAECEEYCGLQKDALLEADQ from the exons ATGACGAGGTGGGCCCTTCCTGGGATTCAGTGTCTCGGACTCCAGAGACAAgtaggcagacaggcagacaagATGCAGAAAACAGTGATTCTTgttcccctgctgctgctgggatgGACCTTCACCCTCCAGGGGCTCCCTGTACTCCCAGAACCTCTTTACAACACGCAGGAGAACTTTGATGTGACTCAG TTTTTGGGAACCTGGCATGATGTCGCCCTGGCGAGTACGTGTCCCCATATCCAAAGTCACAGGAGCGATGCAGCCATCGGTAAACTGGTGCTGCAGAGGGGCGCCACCGCAGACAAACTCAAGGCGACTCGAACTGTACTTAG ACATGGAACATGTAAGGAGATGTCTGGGGACTATGAGTTGACCTCCACACCGGGGCGATTTCATTACCACATTGCAA GGTGGAGGGCAGACGTGGACGCCTACGTGGTTCACACAAACTACAATGAATACGCAATTGTAATCATGAGCAAACAGAAGTCATCAGGGGATAAGAGCACCTCACTTAAGCTTTACA GTCGAACCACGTCTGTCAGAGCCACAGTGCTGGAGGACTTCAAAACACTGGTCAGAGAACAGGGAATGAGCGACGACACCATTGTGATTAAGCAGGACAAAG gtgACTGTGTTCCCGGGGAGCAGGTGGCTGAGCCGACAACTGAGCCTGAGCCTCGG AGGGTAAGGAGGAATGCAGTGCCCAGTCTGGTTCCTGAAGAGATGGGTTCTGGTCTGGAAGACAGTTTCTTGAACATAACCG AGGCCTGTGGAGCAGCGCCAGACACTGGACCATGTTTTGGGCTACACCAGCGCTACTTCTACAATTCCTCCTCCATGAGCTGCGAGCTCTTCAAGTACGGAGGCTGTTTGGGCAACCAGAATAACTTTTTGGATGAGAGATCCTGTCTGCAGAGTTGTCGCACCGAGG CTGTGTGCCGTCTGCCCATGGTGCCCCAACCATGCACAGGAGAGCCACCCATCTGGGCCTTTGATTCCACCGTGGGTCTGTGTGTGGCCTACAAAAAGGGCATCTGCCAGGCCAACGGCAACAAGTTCTACAGGAAGGCCGAGTGTGAGGAGTACTGTGGACTGCAAAAAGATG CGCTCCTGGAGGCAGATCAGTGA